A portion of the Candidatus Tectomicrobia bacterium genome contains these proteins:
- a CDS encoding ABC transporter ATP-binding protein: MSAGVVIEGVSLAYGPVQVLRDVSLEIRPGEFFAFLGPSGSGKTTLLRLIAGFGRAQAGRVLIGGRDVTGVPPWRRNVGMVFQNYALWPHMSVWRNVAFGLEERRLPRAEVARRAEAALDLVGLGGYGARRPSQLSGGQQQRVALARTIVVEPEVLLLDEPLSNLDAKLRVQMRGELRDLQRKLGTTAVYVTHDQEEANTIADRIAVLDGGVIQQLGTPIELYDRPANRFVAQFLGTANLIEGRVRGGAFEGAGGIRVPLGAPAEEGPAGLVLRPHHLLVRRKNEPAPAGAGRLEGVVRGREFLGSAVRYRVEAGGALLLADGPHRRGEVPLVPGEGVALCFEPDQAILLPG, encoded by the coding sequence ATGAGCGCCGGGGTCGTCATCGAGGGCGTGAGCCTCGCCTACGGGCCCGTCCAGGTCCTCCGGGACGTGAGCCTGGAGATCAGGCCCGGCGAGTTCTTCGCCTTCCTGGGCCCCTCGGGCTCGGGCAAGACGACGCTGCTGCGCCTCATCGCGGGCTTCGGCCGCGCGCAGGCCGGCCGCGTCCTCATCGGGGGCCGGGACGTCACCGGGGTGCCCCCCTGGCGGCGCAACGTGGGCATGGTCTTCCAGAACTACGCCCTCTGGCCCCACATGAGCGTCTGGCGCAACGTGGCCTTCGGCCTCGAGGAGCGCAGGCTCCCCCGGGCCGAAGTCGCCCGCCGGGCGGAAGCCGCCCTCGACCTCGTGGGCCTTGGCGGCTACGGCGCCCGGCGGCCCTCCCAGCTCTCGGGCGGGCAGCAGCAGCGGGTGGCGCTGGCGCGCACCATCGTCGTCGAGCCCGAGGTGCTCCTCCTCGACGAGCCCCTCTCGAACCTCGACGCCAAGCTCCGCGTCCAGATGCGCGGGGAGCTCCGCGACCTCCAGCGCAAGCTCGGCACGACCGCCGTCTACGTGACGCACGACCAGGAGGAGGCCAACACCATCGCCGACCGGATCGCGGTGCTGGACGGCGGCGTCATCCAGCAGCTCGGCACCCCGATCGAGCTCTACGACCGGCCGGCCAACCGCTTCGTGGCGCAGTTCCTGGGGACGGCCAACCTGATCGAGGGCCGGGTGCGCGGCGGCGCCTTCGAGGGAGCGGGCGGAATCCGCGTCCCCCTGGGCGCTCCGGCGGAGGAGGGCCCGGCGGGCCTTGTCCTCAGGCCCCACCACCTCCTCGTCCGCCGGAAGAACGAGCCGGCCCCGGCCGGCGCCGGGCGGCTGGAGGGGGTCGTGCGCGGGCGGGAGTTCCTGGGCAGCGCCGTCCGCTACCGCGTCGAGGCGGGGGGCGCCCTCCTCCTCGCGGACGGGCCCCACCGCCGGGGCGAGGTCCCCCTCGTCCCGGGCGAGGGGGTGGCGCTCTGCTTCGAGCCCGACCAGGCCATCCTGCTTCCGGGGTAG
- a CDS encoding TRAP transporter permease: protein MSLFHLYIAMAGAPEAFVLRGVHLALVFCLVFLARPQEGYGLSRLLEYTFLSGGRLAAGLPRLGNLVLLACSLAPLLYIFWNLEHLNSRMVYVDSLTGAQTAMGVLLVLMVLEASRRTLGPTLTLTVLAFIFYALAGPWLPGPMRHAGLSLETLLDIAYLSPDGIFGIPLGVSATYVVLFVIFGAFLERTNTGALFMDLASALAGRSPGGPGKIACISSGFFGTISGSAVANVMVDGWLTIPLMKRTGFRGHVAAAVEAVASTGGQIMPPVMGAAAFVLAELAGIPYSQVALQAAIPALLYYLALFMAIHFEARRTGLRGLRPEEIPPLRGVLAARGHMLVPILVLVWLMWEGYTAFLAAFWSTVTVVLISSLRAGTRLDLKGFYGALQSGAHNSVGVAAACASAGIVIGVIAHTGLGIKFTSFILSLASGSLIPALALTMVAGIILGMGMPTTAAYVMQAALLVPALIKLGVVPIAAHLFVFYFAIISAITPPVALAVYAAAGIGQTPLWATGIAAVRLGATGFVVPFFFVYGPALLLVGDWGQVALAVLSACAGVVLLAASLHGFLLAPLRPWERLATGAASLLLIHSGWLTDLIGLALAGAVIASQRLAPLPEAPPAAAEPGRMLPQEPSPSGRG from the coding sequence ATGTCCCTCTTTCACCTCTACATCGCCATGGCGGGCGCCCCGGAAGCTTTCGTGCTCCGGGGCGTCCACCTGGCGCTGGTCTTCTGCCTCGTCTTCCTCGCCCGGCCCCAGGAGGGATACGGGCTCTCGCGCCTGCTGGAGTACACCTTCCTCTCGGGCGGCAGGCTCGCGGCGGGGCTGCCCCGCCTGGGGAACCTCGTTCTCCTCGCCTGCTCGCTCGCGCCGCTCCTCTACATCTTCTGGAACCTCGAGCACCTCAACAGCCGGATGGTGTACGTGGACTCCCTCACCGGGGCGCAGACGGCGATGGGCGTCCTCCTCGTCCTCATGGTGCTCGAGGCCTCGCGCCGCACCCTGGGCCCCACCCTCACCCTGACCGTCCTCGCCTTCATCTTCTACGCCCTGGCCGGGCCCTGGCTGCCGGGCCCCATGCGCCACGCCGGGCTGAGTCTCGAGACCCTGCTGGACATCGCCTACCTCTCTCCCGACGGGATTTTCGGCATCCCCCTCGGCGTCTCGGCGACCTACGTCGTGCTGTTCGTCATCTTCGGCGCCTTCCTCGAGCGCACGAACACGGGCGCCCTGTTCATGGACCTGGCCTCCGCCCTCGCCGGGCGCTCGCCCGGCGGCCCGGGCAAGATCGCCTGCATCTCGAGCGGGTTCTTCGGCACGATCTCGGGGAGCGCGGTGGCGAACGTGATGGTGGACGGCTGGCTGACCATCCCGCTGATGAAGCGCACCGGCTTCCGCGGCCACGTCGCGGCGGCGGTCGAGGCGGTGGCCTCGACGGGAGGCCAGATCATGCCGCCCGTCATGGGGGCGGCGGCCTTCGTGCTGGCCGAGCTGGCGGGCATCCCCTACAGCCAGGTGGCGCTCCAGGCCGCCATCCCCGCCCTGCTCTACTACCTGGCGCTCTTCATGGCCATCCACTTCGAGGCGCGCCGCACGGGGCTGCGGGGCCTGCGGCCCGAGGAGATCCCCCCCCTCCGGGGGGTGCTCGCCGCGCGGGGGCACATGCTGGTCCCCATCCTCGTCCTCGTCTGGCTCATGTGGGAGGGCTACACCGCCTTCCTCGCCGCCTTCTGGTCCACCGTCACCGTCGTCCTCATCTCCTCCCTGCGGGCCGGGACCCGGCTGGACCTCAAGGGCTTCTACGGAGCGCTCCAGAGCGGGGCCCACAATTCCGTGGGGGTGGCCGCCGCCTGCGCCTCGGCCGGAATCGTCATCGGCGTCATCGCCCACACCGGCCTAGGGATCAAGTTCACGAGTTTCATCCTCTCCCTCGCCTCGGGGAGCCTCATCCCGGCCCTGGCGCTCACCATGGTCGCCGGCATCATCCTGGGCATGGGGATGCCCACGACGGCGGCCTACGTGATGCAGGCCGCCCTTCTCGTCCCCGCCCTCATCAAGCTGGGCGTCGTCCCCATCGCGGCGCATCTGTTCGTCTTCTACTTCGCCATCATCTCGGCCATCACCCCGCCCGTGGCCCTGGCCGTCTACGCCGCCGCGGGCATCGGCCAGACCCCCCTCTGGGCGACCGGCATCGCCGCCGTCCGGCTGGGGGCGACGGGCTTCGTCGTGCCCTTCTTCTTCGTGTACGGCCCGGCGCTCCTCCTCGTGGGGGACTGGGGCCAGGTGGCCCTCGCGGTGCTGAGCGCCTGCGCGGGGGTGGTGCTCCTCGCGGCGAGCCTGCACGGCTTCCTCCTGGCCCCCCTGCGCCCCTGGGAGCGGCTAGCCACCGGCGCCGCCTCCCTGCTGCTGATCCACTCGGGATGGCTGACGGACCTCATCGGGCTGGCGCTCGCCGGGGCCGTGATCGCCTCGCAGCGCCTGGCCCCGCTCCCCGAGGCCCCGCCGGCCGCCGCGGAGCCCGGGCGGATGTTGCCGCAGGAACCCTCTCCCTCCGGGAGAGGGTAG
- a CDS encoding TAXI family TRAP transporter solute-binding subunit, whose protein sequence is MKTKGWMGLAALAAGWLAVAGAAQAAELKMMTGPQGGSWYPLGGAVAEIAKRELKGVNITVQLGAGISNVKGVEAGKADLGLGNSVSTADAVLGRKPFDKKTQNVRHVATLYLQYFHAVVLDKGGDTIRTPAQLKGKRLTTQAVGNTGEQMARHFLATGGLTYKDLAKVNHGSYNDSVALMRDGHSDAFMLVTTIPAPALMDLATGRKVALMNLDDATFQKLLKLNGGYARRNIPAGTYKGQDKDVSAFGTYTHLIASGKLSNDLVYQLTRAMAKNLASIHAVVPATKGLTPKEMAADVGVPVHPGAARYYKEIGARN, encoded by the coding sequence ATGAAGACGAAGGGATGGATGGGGCTGGCCGCGCTGGCGGCCGGATGGCTGGCTGTGGCCGGCGCCGCCCAGGCGGCGGAGCTCAAGATGATGACCGGGCCGCAGGGCGGCTCCTGGTATCCGCTCGGCGGGGCGGTCGCCGAGATCGCCAAGCGCGAGCTCAAGGGCGTGAACATCACCGTCCAGCTCGGCGCCGGCATCAGCAACGTGAAGGGCGTCGAGGCGGGCAAGGCCGACCTCGGCCTGGGCAACTCCGTCTCCACGGCGGACGCCGTCCTGGGCCGGAAGCCCTTCGACAAGAAGACCCAGAACGTCCGCCACGTGGCGACGCTCTACCTGCAGTACTTCCACGCGGTGGTCCTGGACAAGGGCGGCGACACCATCCGCACCCCGGCCCAGCTCAAAGGCAAGCGCCTCACCACCCAGGCCGTGGGCAACACCGGCGAGCAGATGGCCCGCCACTTCCTCGCGACGGGCGGCCTCACCTACAAGGACCTCGCCAAGGTGAACCACGGCTCCTACAACGACTCTGTGGCCCTCATGCGGGACGGGCACTCGGACGCCTTCATGCTGGTCACCACCATCCCCGCTCCCGCCCTCATGGACCTGGCCACGGGCCGCAAGGTCGCCTTGATGAACCTGGACGACGCCACCTTCCAGAAGCTCCTCAAGCTCAACGGCGGCTACGCCCGGCGCAACATCCCGGCCGGAACCTACAAGGGCCAGGACAAGGACGTCTCGGCCTTCGGCACCTACACCCACCTGATCGCGAGCGGAAAGCTCTCGAACGACTTGGTCTATCAGCTCACCAGGGCGATGGCGAAGAACCTAGCGTCCATCCACGCCGTGGTGCCCGCGACCAAGGGCCTCACGCCCAAGGAGATGGCCGCCGACGTGGGCGTGCCCGTGCACCCCGGCGCGGCGCGGTACTACAAGGAGATCGGGGCGCGGAACTAG
- a CDS encoding iron ABC transporter permease has product MRRNAGTALAALAIALFLLLFLAVPVLQVILAAFSDGRGGLTLVHFQDFFGAALFVESFWNSLYVALMSMLLATLISVPLAYFTTRLELGGAILIQSLGIIPLIIPPFVGAVAMQLVFGRSGSVNLLLERWLGVTVPFMEGLNGVIFVETLHYFPFLLMNLSASLANIDSSMEESAQNLGASGFRLFRRIVFPLAMPGYAAGALLVFTKVFDELGTPLLLNVTQMLGPQAYLRITTIGVADPMGYVLSVIMVAFSLLAMGLAGLALRGKEYATVQKGAGGLSKKPLRPWEKAGCYAVVFLILALVLSPHLGIFLLSVGRVWSFSVLPEGLTLQHYAEVFRETPQFMTNTLLYSGLAAGIDVIAGTAIAYLILRTRIPGRHLLDYVSMASLAIPGVVLGIGYLRTFHGVALPWSGEPLAAFWPVLVVALSVRRLPYALRACVAALQQVHPSLEEAAENLGAHRLRTVARVTVPLMSGGILAGFVASFVTAAVELSTTLMLVSTDANAPLSYGIYVYMQSAAGRGPGAALGIVAVALMAAGAYLSNRLIGQGKLGVGAAVPAARAEIPAGAGA; this is encoded by the coding sequence ATGCGCCGCAACGCGGGCACCGCGCTGGCCGCGCTGGCGATCGCCCTCTTTCTCCTGCTCTTCCTCGCGGTGCCGGTGCTCCAGGTCATCCTGGCCGCCTTCTCGGACGGGCGCGGCGGCCTGACCCTGGTCCACTTCCAGGACTTCTTCGGGGCGGCGCTCTTCGTCGAGTCCTTCTGGAACTCCCTCTACGTGGCCCTGATGTCCATGCTGCTGGCCACCCTCATCTCGGTGCCGCTCGCCTACTTCACCACCCGGCTCGAGCTGGGCGGGGCAATCCTCATCCAGAGCCTCGGGATCATCCCCCTCATCATCCCCCCCTTCGTGGGGGCGGTGGCCATGCAGCTCGTCTTCGGCCGGAGCGGGAGCGTGAACCTGCTGCTGGAGCGCTGGCTCGGCGTCACGGTCCCCTTCATGGAGGGGCTGAACGGCGTCATCTTCGTCGAGACCCTGCACTACTTTCCCTTCCTGCTGATGAACCTCTCGGCCAGCCTCGCCAACATCGACAGCTCCATGGAGGAGTCCGCCCAGAACCTGGGGGCGAGCGGCTTCCGCCTCTTCCGTCGGATCGTCTTCCCCCTCGCCATGCCGGGCTACGCGGCGGGGGCGCTGCTCGTCTTCACGAAGGTGTTCGACGAGCTGGGCACCCCGCTCCTCCTGAACGTGACCCAGATGCTGGGCCCCCAGGCCTACCTCCGCATCACCACCATCGGGGTGGCGGACCCGATGGGCTACGTGCTCTCGGTGATCATGGTGGCCTTCTCGCTCCTCGCCATGGGGCTGGCGGGGCTGGCGCTCCGGGGCAAGGAATACGCCACCGTGCAGAAGGGCGCGGGAGGCCTCTCGAAGAAGCCGCTCCGGCCCTGGGAGAAGGCGGGCTGCTACGCCGTCGTCTTCCTCATCCTGGCCCTGGTGCTCTCCCCCCACCTGGGGATCTTCCTGCTCTCGGTGGGGAGGGTGTGGTCCTTCAGCGTGCTGCCCGAGGGCCTGACCCTCCAGCACTACGCCGAGGTCTTCCGCGAGACGCCCCAGTTCATGACCAATACCCTGCTCTACAGCGGGCTCGCCGCCGGGATCGACGTCATCGCCGGGACGGCCATCGCCTACCTCATCCTCCGCACCCGCATCCCGGGGCGGCACCTGCTGGACTACGTCTCGATGGCCTCCCTCGCCATCCCCGGGGTGGTGCTGGGGATCGGCTACCTCCGCACCTTCCACGGCGTGGCCCTGCCCTGGAGCGGGGAGCCCCTCGCCGCCTTTTGGCCGGTGCTGGTGGTGGCCCTCTCGGTGCGGCGGCTGCCCTACGCGCTCAGGGCCTGCGTGGCCGCCCTCCAGCAGGTGCACCCCTCGCTCGAGGAGGCGGCGGAGAACCTGGGGGCCCACCGGCTCCGGACGGTGGCGCGCGTCACCGTGCCCCTCATGTCGGGGGGCATCCTCGCCGGCTTCGTGGCGAGCTTCGTGACGGCGGCGGTGGAGCTTTCGACCACCCTCATGCTCGTCTCGACCGACGCCAACGCCCCTCTCTCCTACGGCATCTACGTCTACATGCAGAGCGCGGCGGGGCGGGGCCCGGGGGCGGCGCTGGGCATCGTGGCGGTGGCGCTGATGGCGGCGGGCGCCTACCTTTCGAACCGCTTGATCGGCCAGGGCAAGCTCGGGGTGGGGGCGGCGGTCCCGGCCGCCCGGGCGGAGATCCCGGCGGGGGCGGGGGCATGA